Below is a genomic region from Rhodococcus sp. WMMA185.
GGCAACTGCGTGTCCTTACTCGTGGCAACGCACGTGGTCTCCCCTGTTCGCTCCTGGGGAGGCATCCCACTGAGTAGGGATGTACTCGAATCGTTCTCGGACACACCGAGTATTGCAACGGCAACACGCCCATACTGCCGTAGTGTTCCTGCACGTAAAGACCGTCGAACGGAAGGGATTACGCGTGAACTTCTCTCGAGGGACCTTGACAATCGCGGCCCTGGCCGGAGCTGCATCCATCGCTCTCGCACCCGCGGCAACCGCCGCACCCGTCTACGAGATCGGCCCCGTACCGCCGATCGGAACCGTCTACTCGAACAACTTGGTGACGCTCGGCGCGCTGGTCACGCCTACCCCAGCGAACGGGGACGAAACGTCACCCGTCATTCTCGAGATCACCGAACCCGACGGCGAGGTCAATGTTCGATTGATCCCGCTGACCCTCGGGTTCGGAACGGTGGCAACCAGAATCCACGAAGCCGGCCGGTACACGGCCGTGTTCACGTTCAACCCACCGATCGGCGCCGAAGCCGAGGAAACGATCGAGTTCGACGTCGTCCCATCACCCTTTTCGGGAAGCAGCTGACCCTCCCGGTTTCATCGTCGACTCGACATAGTCGGCGAAGGTCTGCGGAAGCCGGCCGGTGAGAGCCTCGACATCGCCGGTCACCACCGCCAGCTCGCCCGCACCGATAGCCGCGTACGAGGTCACCCACCCTTCGACCTCGAACGCGGGCGCGCCGAAGTGGGCACGGGATGCGTAGGCCTCTTCGAGGGTCTCGTTCTCGAACCGCACCGGCCGACCGGTCACCCTCGTGATCGTCTCCGCCGCATCGGCAAGGGTGAACGCTTCGGGTCCGGTCAACCGATAGGTCGCGCCGTCGTGGTCGCCGTTACCGGTCGCGAGGACCGCGGCTGCGGCATCAGCGACGTCGTCGGGCGCCACGGCGGAAACTTTGCCGTTGCCGGCCGGACCGCGGATGACGCCTCGGTCGTCCACCATCAACGGGATCATCGACTGGTACCAGCTGTCCTGCAGGAAGGTGAACTTCAGCCCGCTGCGCCGTATGTGCTGTTCGGTGTAGTAGTGGTCGCGCCCGAACGTGAACGTGCACTCGGGCGCTGCGCCGAGAAACGAGAGGTAGACGATCCGTTCCACCCCGGCATCACGGGCGGCGTCGACCACTGTGGCGTGCTCTTCTCGTCGAGTGGCACTCTCGTGTCCCGAGACGAGAAAGAGCAGTCGGACACCGCGCAGTGCGGCCGTCATCGCGCCTGCATCCGCGTAGGTAGCCACGGCGAAAGTGGAGTCGAAGTGCTCGGCGAGCGGCTCGAGGCGCTGAGAGTTCCGCCCGATCAGGCGGATACCAGCACCGCCGCCCAGCCTCTCGAGTACCTTGCCCCCGATCGAGCCGGTGGCCCCTGTCACTGCGATGGTCATGGCCAGCATTATCCCAGCGCCCTCACCTCTACTCTGGTCCGTATGACTGAACCCGTAGCAACCGCTGACCTGGCAGATGAGATCGGACCTGAGATTCGGAGCTGCGATACGCAGTTCGTCCAGTACGGCGGGCGTGACGTGTTTTCCGGCCCCATCACCACCATCAAGTGCTTCCAGGACAATCTGCTGGTCAAGCAGACACTCAGCGAGCCGGGCAATGGCGGCGTCCTCGTCGTCGATGGTGACGCGAGCGTCCATACAGCGCTGGTCGGAGACATCATCGCCGGACGCGGGGTCGACAACGGGTGGGCCGGAGTGATCGTCAATGGCGCAGTCCGCGACTCGGCGATCCTGAAGACCCTCGACATCGGGGTCAAAGCACTCGGCACCAATCCTCGCAAGAGCACCCAAACCGGTTCGGGCGAGAAGAACGTGCCGGTCGAGATCGGCGGAGTGACATTCAACCCTGGCGAGACCGTCTACAGCGACCAGGACGGCGTCGTCGTCCGCTGATTCGTCGCTTTCGAGGAGGCAGTGATGTCGGACGAGATCCGGTCCAGAGTGGCCGAACTGATGCCTACGGCACGTGACCAACTCGCGACGCTGGTCGGCATGCGTTCGGTGGCCGATCCGCGGCAGTTCCCGCCGGAGGAATGTACTCGCGCGGCCGAATGGGTCAGGGACGCGTTCATCGCAGCCGGAATCGGACAGGTGGACCTGCTGCCGACATCCGACGGATCACTCGCAGTCGTAGGGCACCAACCCGGACCGGAAGGCGCGCCCACGGTCCTGCTCTACAGCCACTACGACGTTCAGCCTCCCGGAGACGAGACACTCTGGGACACAGATCCTTTCACCCTCACCGAGCGGGATGGACGCTGGTACGGCCGTGGTGCGGCCGACTGCAAGGGCAACGTCGTGATGCACCTGCTGGCGCTGCGAGCGCTCGGCACGCCGCTGCCCGTCGGAATCAGGATCGTCGTCGAAGGATCCGAGGAGATGGGCACCGGCGGGCTCGAGAACCTCGTCGAGGCCAGGCCGGAACTGTTCGATGCCGACATGATCCTCATCGGCGATGTCGGAAACGCTGAGGTCGGGAGTCCGACCGTCACGACCACGCTGCGCGGCATCGCGAACGTCGTGGTGCACGTCGAGACCCTTGCCGGAGAGGTGCACTCCGGCATGTTCGGCGGGCCCGCCCCGGACGCGCTCGCAGCGCTCGTACGGATACTCGCCACGCTACGAGACGAGGAGGGAAACACCGTCGTCGACGGTGTGGAATCCGACCAGACGTGGACGGGGGTGGAGTATCCCGAGGCGCAGTTCCGCACCGACGCAGGAGTTCTCGATGGCGTCGGCCTGACCGGTTCGGGATCCGTGTCGGACGCCGTGTGGGCGCAGCCGACCCTGACGATCCTCGGCATCGACTGCCCGCCGGTGGTCGGATCCGCGGCCGCCATCCAACCGCGCGCTTCGGCCCGGCTGAATCTCCGTGTGCCGCCGGGAATGGATCCACAGATGGCACAGGACGCGCTCGCGGCGCATCTCGAGAACGCCGCGCCGTGGGGTGCGCGGGTGACCGTGGAACCCGAAGCGATCGGTTCGCCGTTCCGGGCCGGCGCCGACGGTCCGGGTTACACCGCCCTCGGAGCGGCGATGGAAGAGGCTTTCGGCAAGAAACTTGGAAGCGTCGGGCACGGCGGATCGATCCCACTGTGCAACGTCTTGTCCGCCATGGTGCCGAACGCGGAGATCGCCCTGATCGGGGTGGAGGAACCGCGCTGCCTCATTCACGCACCCAACGAGAGTGTCGATCCGAGCGAAATCCGAAACCTCGCGGTCGCCGAAGCACTGTTCCTGCAGCGATTCGCGACCGTCGACCGTCACGGCTGAGAACTCACCCGCGCGGTCATCCCACCGATCTCCACGACGTCGCCGTCGCGCAACTGCCGGCCCCGCCGCACCTCGACCTCATCGTTCACCGTCACCAGACCGTCGGCGATCACCTCTTTCGCCTCGGCGCCCGACTCGATGAGGTTGGCGAGTTTGAGGAACTGGCCCAGACGGATGGATTCGTCTCGGATCGGCACGGCGTCAGGAGTGTCGGACATGCCTCTATCATCCCTCTCCACCCAAATCGCATCCCGACGGCTCACACTGAACACTGGAAAGTAACCAGTGATCGCGCTCCACCTCTCTCGCCGGGAAGGAAACGCTCGATGGCAGCTAGCACGGAGGCACACCACACGTCGGGGGCCGAGGCGACGTCCGAGCCGGAAGCGGGCAACACCACGCCACGGACCGGGCTTGCTCCGGGCTCGAAGACACGGACCGGGCTTGCTCCGGGCTCGAAGACAAGGCGCGGGCGTGCTCCGGGCTCGAAGAACGCATATCTGCACCAGGTTCCCCACATCTCGGGGCTGATCCTGGGCGTCTTCTCGGTGCTGGTGTTCTTGTGGAGCCTCTCCCCCGTCCTGCGGTACTACATCGATGCGCCGCGGAACTACGTGGACACCTACTATTTCGATGCCCCCGACACGAGCCTTTCCTGGGCGCTCGTGGTCGGCCTGCTCGCGGCGGCATTGGCCAGCCGCAAACGCATCGCGTGGTGGCTGCTCACGCTTTATCTGGCTGTCTTCCTAGCACTCAACGTCGCCGTGGCGATCACAGACCGCAACCCGAACGCAGCAATTGCCGCGGCCGTGCAGTTGGTGGTCATCGGGATCCTCATTGCCGCAAGGCCAGAGTTCTACACACGCGTGCGTCGCGGCGCCGGCTGGAAGGCGCTCGGGGTGCTGCTGGTCGGTTTTGGCGTGGGGACCGTCATCGGCTGGGGCCTCGTCGAACTGTTCCCGGGCTCCCTCGAGGCAGACGATCGCTTCCTGTGGGCGTTCAATCGGGTCACCGCGCTGGCCTCGATAGACAATACGCAGTTTTCCGGCCAGCCCAACGGCTTCGTCAACACGCTGCTCGGCCTGTTCGGCGCACTCGCACTCCTCGCTGCCGTGATCACCCTGTTCCGCTCTCAACGCTCCCACAATGCACTCACCGGCAACGACGAGTCGGCACTGCGCGGGCTCCTGCAGCAGTACGGCGAAGACGACTCACTCGGCTACTTCGCCACCCGCCGCGACAAGGCCGTCGTCTTTGCGCCCAGCGGCAAGGCCGCCATCACCTACCGCGTCGAGATCGGCGTCTGCCTCGCCAGCGGCGATCCGATCGGCGACCCGGAGGCGTGGCCGCATGCGATCGCGGCCTGGCAGGCACTCGCCTCTCGGTACGGTTGGGCGACCGCGGTGATGGGCACCAGCGAAGCCGGTGCTACCGCCTACAACAAGGCGGGTCTCACCGTGCTCCAACTCGGCGACGAGGCCGTCTTGCGGACCCGCGAGTTCAGTCTCAACGGACGTGACATGCGGCAGGTTCGACAGGCCGTCACCCGGGCGCGGCGCCAAGGGGTCAAAGTCCGAATCAGGCGACACCGGGATGTGCCCGCAGAGGAGATGGCGCAGACCATTCGGCTCGCGGACGCCTGGCGCGACACCGAGAACGAGCGCGGATTCTCGATGGCTCTCGGCCGCCTCGGCGACCGCCTCGACGGGGATTGCCTGTTGGTGCAGGCGATCGACGCGGGCGATGAGATAGTCGGCGTCCTCTCGCTGGTGCCCTGGGGTCCGATGGGTGTCTCGCTCGATCTGATGCGCCGCAAACCCACATCGCCCAACGGTGTGGTCGAATTGATGATTACCGAACTCGCTACCACCTCTGAGCAATTCGGCATTACCAAGGTATCGCTGAACTTCGCCGTCTTTCGCTCGGTATTCGCGGAAGGCTCCCGAATCGGCGCGGGGCCCATCTTGCGGATCTGGCGGTCGATCCTCGTCTTCTTCTCACGATGGTGGCAGCTCGAGGCGTTGTACCGATCCAATGTGAAGTATCAGCCCGAATGGGTACCGCGCTACCTGTGCTTCGAAGACAACCGCGAACTGCTGCGCGTCGGATTCGCATCAGCCGTCGCGGAAGGGTTCGTGACTCTGCCGAAGTTCGGCCGCTCCGGAACCCAGGACGCCATCGCGCACACCGGCACTCACGCATCGGTCCCCGCGGCGCTGGTCGCGGCGGAGGGACTGCGCGCGGATGGCAGCGCACCCCACGAAGTACTCCGGCCGACGCCGATCGGCCCGAAACGTCCCGAGCAGGTGCGCGTGCGACTCGACAAACTCGAGGCCTTCGCCGAGGCGGGCATCGACGCGTACCCGGTCGCCTATCCGCCGACCCACACCGTGGCAGCAGCGTCGAAGTCCCCGGAGGGCACGACGGTTCGCATCGCCGGCCGCTTGCTCCGGATCCGCGACTACGGCGGTGTCGTATTCGTGGTGATTCGGGACTGGTCGGGTGACATCCAGATTCTCGTCGACGAGGCGAGGGTCGGTACCGATCGCATCCGTGCGTTTGCCACCGAGTTCGACCTCGGCGACCTGGTCGCAGTGGCCGGTGTCATCGGATACAGCCGCCGTGGGGTGCTGTCGCTGCTGGCGAACGAGTGGCGCATCACCGGCAAGTGCCTGCATCCGCTACCCGACAAGTGGAAGGGCCTGTCGGACCCGGAGACTCGCGTACGACAGCGGTACATCGACCTCGCAATCAATGTCAAAGCCCGGCGTCTCCTCGAGGCCCGCAGCGCAATCGTCAAGTCGCTTCGTGACTCCCTCGGAAGCCGCGGATTCCTCGAAGTGGAGACGCCGATTCTCCAGCAGGCACACGGCGGCGCCCATGCAGCACCGTTCCTGACCCATATCAACGCCTACAACCTCGACCTGTACCTGCGGATTGCACCGGAGCTGTACCTCAAACGCCTGTGTGTGGCGGGTGTGGAGAAGGTCTTCGAGATCGGCCGCGTGTTCCGCAACGAGGGCGTCGACTACAAGCACAACCCGGAGTTCACCATCCTCGAGGCGTACGAGGCGCACAGCGATTACGAGAAGATGATGGTGCTGTGCCGAGAACTCATTCAGGCAGCGGCCAGGGCCGCGCACGGACGTGAGGTGGTCAAGCGACCCGGACCGGGCGGCACCTTGATCGAGGTGGATATCTCCGGCGAGTGGCCGGTAAAGACCATGCATCAGGCTATTGCGGACAAGATCGACGCCGATGTCTCACCCACTACTCCGCTCGCGGACCTGCAACGGTTCTGCGATGAATACGAGATCCCCTACCAGACCACCTGGGACGCTGGGGAGGTCGCGCAGGAGATGTACGAACACTTGGTTGAGAACCACACCGAGTTCCCCACCTTCTACACGAACTTCCCGACGTCGATGTCGCCGCTGACGCGCCCCCATCCCACAATCCCGGGGGTGGCGGCCAAGTGGGATCTGGTGGCGTGGGGCATCGAACTCGGTACGGCCTACAGCGAGTTGACGGACCCGGTGGATCAGCGCAGGCGACTCACCGAGCAGTCCATGCTCGCCGCAGGCGGCGACGAAGAGG
It encodes:
- a CDS encoding dipeptidase — encoded protein: MSDEIRSRVAELMPTARDQLATLVGMRSVADPRQFPPEECTRAAEWVRDAFIAAGIGQVDLLPTSDGSLAVVGHQPGPEGAPTVLLYSHYDVQPPGDETLWDTDPFTLTERDGRWYGRGAADCKGNVVMHLLALRALGTPLPVGIRIVVEGSEEMGTGGLENLVEARPELFDADMILIGDVGNAEVGSPTVTTTLRGIANVVVHVETLAGEVHSGMFGGPAPDALAALVRILATLRDEEGNTVVDGVESDQTWTGVEYPEAQFRTDAGVLDGVGLTGSGSVSDAVWAQPTLTILGIDCPPVVGSAAAIQPRASARLNLRVPPGMDPQMAQDALAAHLENAAPWGARVTVEPEAIGSPFRAGADGPGYTALGAAMEEAFGKKLGSVGHGGSIPLCNVLSAMVPNAEIALIGVEEPRCLIHAPNESVDPSEIRNLAVAEALFLQRFATVDRHG
- the rraA gene encoding ribonuclease E activity regulator RraA, whose translation is MTEPVATADLADEIGPEIRSCDTQFVQYGGRDVFSGPITTIKCFQDNLLVKQTLSEPGNGGVLVVDGDASVHTALVGDIIAGRGVDNGWAGVIVNGAVRDSAILKTLDIGVKALGTNPRKSTQTGSGEKNVPVEIGGVTFNPGETVYSDQDGVVVR
- the lysX gene encoding bifunctional lysylphosphatidylglycerol synthetase/lysine--tRNA ligase LysX; protein product: MAASTEAHHTSGAEATSEPEAGNTTPRTGLAPGSKTRTGLAPGSKTRRGRAPGSKNAYLHQVPHISGLILGVFSVLVFLWSLSPVLRYYIDAPRNYVDTYYFDAPDTSLSWALVVGLLAAALASRKRIAWWLLTLYLAVFLALNVAVAITDRNPNAAIAAAVQLVVIGILIAARPEFYTRVRRGAGWKALGVLLVGFGVGTVIGWGLVELFPGSLEADDRFLWAFNRVTALASIDNTQFSGQPNGFVNTLLGLFGALALLAAVITLFRSQRSHNALTGNDESALRGLLQQYGEDDSLGYFATRRDKAVVFAPSGKAAITYRVEIGVCLASGDPIGDPEAWPHAIAAWQALASRYGWATAVMGTSEAGATAYNKAGLTVLQLGDEAVLRTREFSLNGRDMRQVRQAVTRARRQGVKVRIRRHRDVPAEEMAQTIRLADAWRDTENERGFSMALGRLGDRLDGDCLLVQAIDAGDEIVGVLSLVPWGPMGVSLDLMRRKPTSPNGVVELMITELATTSEQFGITKVSLNFAVFRSVFAEGSRIGAGPILRIWRSILVFFSRWWQLEALYRSNVKYQPEWVPRYLCFEDNRELLRVGFASAVAEGFVTLPKFGRSGTQDAIAHTGTHASVPAALVAAEGLRADGSAPHEVLRPTPIGPKRPEQVRVRLDKLEAFAEAGIDAYPVAYPPTHTVAAASKSPEGTTVRIAGRLLRIRDYGGVVFVVIRDWSGDIQILVDEARVGTDRIRAFATEFDLGDLVAVAGVIGYSRRGVLSLLANEWRITGKCLHPLPDKWKGLSDPETRVRQRYIDLAINVKARRLLEARSAIVKSLRDSLGSRGFLEVETPILQQAHGGAHAAPFLTHINAYNLDLYLRIAPELYLKRLCVAGVEKVFEIGRVFRNEGVDYKHNPEFTILEAYEAHSDYEKMMVLCRELIQAAARAAHGREVVKRPGPGGTLIEVDISGEWPVKTMHQAIADKIDADVSPTTPLADLQRFCDEYEIPYQTTWDAGEVAQEMYEHLVENHTEFPTFYTNFPTSMSPLTRPHPTIPGVAAKWDLVAWGIELGTAYSELTDPVDQRRRLTEQSMLAAGGDEEAMDLDEDFLEALEHAMPPTGGLGVGVDRVVMLITGGSIRESLAFPLAKPKQ
- a CDS encoding RNA-binding S4 domain-containing protein, whose product is MSDTPDAVPIRDESIRLGQFLKLANLIESGAEAKEVIADGLVTVNDEVEVRRGRQLRDGDVVEIGGMTARVSSQP
- a CDS encoding NAD(P)H-binding protein — translated: MTIAVTGATGSIGGKVLERLGGGAGIRLIGRNSQRLEPLAEHFDSTFAVATYADAGAMTAALRGVRLLFLVSGHESATRREEHATVVDAARDAGVERIVYLSFLGAAPECTFTFGRDHYYTEQHIRRSGLKFTFLQDSWYQSMIPLMVDDRGVIRGPAGNGKVSAVAPDDVADAAAAVLATGNGDHDGATYRLTGPEAFTLADAAETITRVTGRPVRFENETLEEAYASRAHFGAPAFEVEGWVTSYAAIGAGELAVVTGDVEALTGRLPQTFADYVESTMKPGGSAASRKG